The Mangrovimonas cancribranchiae nucleotide sequence ACTTGATTTTCAATTTGAATAGCACAAGCACCGGCTTGAATCATTTGTTTGGCTAGTAAATAAGTAGCTTCTTCGTTACCAAAACCAGCATCAATATCAGCAATAATTGGGACTATATGTGTTTCAAAATTATCAATGTCTTTTTGAACATCCTCACCATTGTCTAAGCGTCTAAATAAATCATTTAATTCAATCGCATCTGCTTGACGTAAGAAGTCGTATATTTCTTTTATTAATGCTGGAACAGCTGTTTTTTCGTGCATAGATTGATCTGGTAATGGGCCAAATTCCGAACGTAATGCAGCAACCATCCATCCCGATAAGTAAAGGTATTTTTTATTCGTTGTTTTATGGTGTTTTTTTATTGCAATCATTTTTTGCTGCGCTACAAAACCATGCCAACAACCAAGAGATTGAGTATACTGTGAAGGATTAGCGTCGTATTCGCCCATATCTTTTCTCATGATAGCGGCTGTATATTTTGCGATATCTAAACCTGTTTTAAAACGATTTTGAGTAGCCATTCTAGCGGCATTTTCAGGTTCGATAGCATTCCAGCTGTTGCCGTAACTTTCTTTAAGGTTTTTAACTGCTTGTAGTGCAGATTGGTAATTGCTTTGTGCTAAATTTTTCATAATTTTGTAATACGTTATTTTTAATTAATAATGAGATCCTGTTGATTGTTGCCGCAATCGCAGGATTGTTTTTTTATATGTATTTATAGGCAGGAGTGGTTAAAAATTCTTCAAATTTTTCTGCAGTAACGAGATTGTTAAATAGGTCAATAGCCAATTTAAATTTGGTGTTTTTAATATTGCTATCACTTACTTCTGTTATAATTTTTTCAACTTCATCATCAAATAATATTTGGTAAAGATTCTTTGTGAATATCCTACCGTCTTCAAGTTTCACCTCATTTTTTAACCATTGCCATACTTGTGTTCTGGAAATTTCGGCAGTTGCGGCATCTTCCATCAAATTATATAGTGCTACAGCGCCAAAACCACGTAGCCATGCTTCTAAGTAAAGAATACCTACGTTAATATTTTTTCTAATTCCAGTTTCTGTAATGGTGCCTTTAGGTTGTTCCACTAAATCGGATTCGGTAATTATTAGGTCTTCTTTTTTTATGTGTATTTGATTTGCTGTTGGCATGTGTTTGTTAAATTCATCCATAGCAATTTTCACCAAGGCAGGATGTGCAACCCATGTACCGTCATGGCCATTTTTAACTTCTCGTTCTTTGTCTTTTCGTACTTTTTCTAAAGCTTGAGCATTTGCGTTTTCGTTGTTTTTAATAGGAATTTGTGCCGCCATGCCACCAATAGCCAATATGCCACGTTTATGACATTTTTGAATAACCAATTTTGAATAGGCATCCATAAATGGCGATGTCATGGTTACTTGGTCTCTATTTGGAACGATAAAATTCGGGTGATTTCTAAACTTTTTTATGTATGAAAAAATATAATCCCAACGCCCACAATTTAACCCAACAATATGCTCTTTTAGTTCGTAGATAATTTCATCTAATTGAAAGCTTGCTGTTATAGTCTCGATAAGGACAGTGGCTTTAAAAGTGCCTTGAGGAATATTTAAATATTCTTCTGAAAAACTAAAAATGTCATTCCACCAACGCGCTTCTAAATAATGTTCTAGTTTTGGGAGATAGAAATACGGTGCTGTGCCATCTTTTAGCATGGTTTTAGTATTGTGAAACACATAAAGACCAAAATCTATTAAGCTCCCAGAAATTTCTTCTCCATCACATAGTAAGTGTTTTTCGTTTAAATGTAATCCGCGTGGTCTTACTAAAAGTACAGCTG carries:
- the aceB gene encoding malate synthase A translates to MEKTLAKQTKIQFNTNVKNTYPELLTDGALEFIVTLHEKFNKTRLELLENRKTQQKHFDSGAFPSFPKETKNIREQDWTAGTIPKDLQDRRVEITGPVDRKMIINALNSGAKTFMADLEDSNSPTWDNCMQGQQNLIDANKKTISLIDTSRGKTYSLKQETAVLLVRPRGLHLNEKHLLCDGEEISGSLIDFGLYVFHNTKTMLKDGTAPYFYLPKLEHYLEARWWNDIFSFSEEYLNIPQGTFKATVLIETITASFQLDEIIYELKEHIVGLNCGRWDYIFSYIKKFRNHPNFIVPNRDQVTMTSPFMDAYSKLVIQKCHKRGILAIGGMAAQIPIKNNENANAQALEKVRKDKEREVKNGHDGTWVAHPALVKIAMDEFNKHMPTANQIHIKKEDLIITESDLVEQPKGTITETGIRKNINVGILYLEAWLRGFGAVALYNLMEDAATAEISRTQVWQWLKNEVKLEDGRIFTKNLYQILFDDEVEKIITEVSDSNIKNTKFKLAIDLFNNLVTAEKFEEFLTTPAYKYI